In Mycobacterium sp. Aquia_216, a genomic segment contains:
- a CDS encoding TetR/AcrR family transcriptional regulator → MSEPSTLRGVRDKRRAERLSGRTRPDYMTVIVEAAERVLAETPFHKITIDQILNEAQVSRATFYAYFSSKGEVVAEVLGRVMLELFDLLDPLFQRLPDDSRRQAIAAVLQESAKLWKLHRPVFHATHENWHSVPELRVKWLALVEKFTDAIAGQLEGGADHGAARGRTARQRSAALLWSSEQLFYLAGTDADDDLNDEQDLLETLAIMWEGTLFGPE, encoded by the coding sequence ATGTCAGAGCCGTCGACCCTCCGCGGCGTGCGGGACAAGCGAAGGGCCGAGCGCCTCAGTGGCCGCACTCGGCCGGACTACATGACCGTTATCGTCGAAGCCGCCGAGCGGGTGTTGGCGGAGACGCCGTTTCACAAGATCACCATCGACCAGATCCTCAACGAGGCGCAGGTTTCGCGGGCTACGTTTTACGCCTACTTCTCGTCGAAAGGCGAAGTCGTCGCCGAAGTGTTGGGTCGCGTCATGCTCGAGCTGTTCGACCTGCTCGATCCGTTGTTCCAGCGACTCCCCGACGACAGTCGGCGTCAGGCGATCGCCGCAGTCCTGCAGGAGTCGGCAAAGCTATGGAAGCTACACCGGCCGGTTTTCCATGCCACACACGAGAATTGGCACTCCGTACCCGAGTTGCGGGTCAAGTGGCTCGCGCTCGTCGAGAAATTCACCGATGCGATCGCGGGGCAATTGGAGGGTGGCGCCGACCACGGGGCAGCTCGCGGCAGGACGGCGCGTCAGCGCAGTGCGGCTTTGCTCTGGTCGAGTGAGCAACTGTTCTATCTGGCCGGGACCGACGCCGACGACGATCTGAACGATGAGCAGGACCTACTGGAGACCCTGGCGATTATGTGGGAGGGCACGTTGTTTGGGCCGGAGTGA
- a CDS encoding protoporphyrinogen/coproporphyrinogen oxidase encodes MPRAAIVGAGLSGLTAAHRLQGAGWQVDVFEATDVPGGRVQTVRRDGYAIDTGASALGSTYHSYLSLARELGIEMRPTAPHIGIRRASTTHLLDMDKMVRSGLTTPLLSLGAKLRVPRLAADVALAKVRGRLDYADMRKAAPLDTESARAYARRALCAELDSYLCEPIVRTMLIADTDKVSKVELLSGIGNIFTAKILAAAGGQGRLPEALAAQLTVHLKTPVTEVQRVENAVRITHSGVTSDYDACVVTCPLPEATAICVDERDLLGPLNDSLGYTQCISVAVGTVRPPDCPAFLVMFPSVEDPDIALMFLDHNKAPDRAPAGHGLLSCLWETGASERMIDAPDEQLINHTLASVFAVFPELRDAVEFTHVTRWRRALPFTRIGAYQDIGRLNAALDPASPVQYAADFMSAAGQNTAVEFGNRAAHNLVGAQAT; translated from the coding sequence GCCGCGCGCCGCGATTGTCGGAGCAGGCCTGTCCGGACTGACGGCGGCCCATCGCCTGCAGGGGGCCGGCTGGCAGGTAGACGTCTTCGAGGCCACCGACGTACCCGGCGGTCGCGTGCAGACGGTACGCCGAGACGGCTATGCGATCGACACCGGTGCCTCCGCCCTCGGTTCGACCTATCACAGCTACCTGTCGCTGGCGCGCGAACTCGGCATCGAAATGCGTCCTACCGCACCGCATATCGGCATTCGTCGGGCCAGCACGACCCATCTGCTCGACATGGACAAAATGGTGCGTTCGGGCCTGACGACACCGCTGCTGTCGCTGGGCGCGAAACTGCGGGTGCCGCGGTTGGCGGCGGACGTGGCGCTGGCCAAGGTGCGCGGCCGCCTGGATTACGCCGATATGCGTAAGGCGGCACCACTGGACACCGAAAGTGCCCGCGCCTACGCGCGGCGCGCGCTCTGCGCCGAACTCGACAGCTACCTGTGTGAGCCGATCGTGCGCACTATGCTGATTGCCGACACCGACAAGGTGTCCAAGGTGGAATTGCTCTCCGGAATCGGCAACATCTTCACCGCCAAGATTCTCGCCGCCGCCGGCGGACAGGGCCGATTGCCCGAGGCGCTGGCCGCGCAGCTGACGGTTCACCTGAAAACGCCGGTCACTGAGGTTCAGCGCGTCGAAAACGCTGTCCGCATTACGCATTCGGGTGTCACATCGGACTACGATGCCTGCGTCGTTACCTGCCCACTGCCCGAGGCGACGGCAATCTGCGTCGACGAGCGCGACCTCCTTGGGCCGCTGAACGACAGTCTGGGCTACACCCAATGCATCAGCGTCGCCGTCGGCACGGTCCGGCCGCCGGACTGCCCTGCATTTCTGGTGATGTTCCCCTCGGTGGAGGATCCCGATATCGCCCTGATGTTTCTCGATCACAACAAGGCCCCGGATCGGGCACCCGCTGGACACGGCTTGCTGAGTTGCTTGTGGGAGACCGGCGCGTCGGAGCGGATGATCGATGCGCCGGACGAGCAATTGATCAATCACACCTTGGCGAGCGTATTCGCGGTCTTCCCCGAACTGCGCGACGCCGTCGAGTTCACCCATGTGACCCGGTGGCGGCGGGCACTGCCGTTCACTCGCATCGGCGCGTATCAGGACATCGGCCGCCTCAACGCGGCCCTTGATCCGGCGTCGCCGGTGCAGTATGCGGCTGACTTCATGTCGGCGGCCGGGCAGAACACCGCGGTCGAGTTCGGCAATCGGGCCGCACACAATCTGGTTGGTGCACAGGCGACTTGA
- a CDS encoding DUF7065 domain-containing protein, whose product MTIDTEREITPEDDSFRYHERPSDPFWNESGLFGFMIPERKIDGYFYVWHRPNMNLTSAGVALWDDKGTETHNCLYSEWFHFNPMASDTDMFDFELGNGMRCKIIEPLKQYRLGYTSDTCSFDLLWTGAYQPPNLHYSGEHGFDIYGGVHYEQLGTVTGTIALYGETIPVDCHHFRDHSRGLRPGPAHNLPGGGFDFAWASERSSFAVTSARPDPKAPVTARSIDQVSYGHMTKDGVMAHVVGGTREVLDREVDGRPRRVALHLVDDLGRELHAESKVQNCLKWHSIWHMQWCLASWDVDGEPGWGENQDWFDIDVIRAHQRQAFNAGRP is encoded by the coding sequence ATGACAATCGACACCGAACGCGAAATCACACCGGAAGACGACTCGTTTCGCTACCACGAGCGGCCCTCCGACCCGTTCTGGAACGAGTCCGGCCTCTTCGGGTTCATGATTCCCGAGCGCAAGATCGACGGCTATTTCTATGTCTGGCACCGACCTAACATGAACCTGACATCCGCAGGCGTCGCACTGTGGGACGACAAGGGCACGGAGACGCACAACTGCCTCTACTCGGAATGGTTCCACTTCAACCCAATGGCGTCCGACACGGATATGTTTGATTTTGAGTTAGGTAATGGCATGCGCTGCAAGATCATTGAGCCACTCAAGCAGTACCGCCTTGGCTACACCAGCGACACCTGTTCGTTCGACCTGCTCTGGACCGGTGCCTACCAGCCGCCGAACCTGCACTACTCCGGTGAGCACGGTTTCGACATTTACGGCGGCGTCCACTACGAACAACTCGGCACCGTGACGGGCACGATCGCCCTTTACGGCGAGACGATCCCGGTCGACTGCCACCACTTCCGCGATCACTCGCGAGGGCTGCGGCCCGGCCCGGCACATAACCTTCCCGGTGGCGGGTTCGACTTCGCTTGGGCGTCGGAGCGGTCCTCGTTCGCGGTGACGTCGGCACGGCCCGACCCTAAGGCGCCCGTGACGGCCCGGTCCATCGACCAGGTGAGTTACGGCCACATGACCAAGGACGGGGTCATGGCACATGTCGTTGGCGGTACGCGGGAAGTCCTGGATCGCGAGGTGGACGGCCGGCCTCGCCGGGTCGCCCTCCATTTGGTGGATGATCTCGGCCGCGAGCTCCACGCGGAGTCAAAGGTGCAGAACTGCCTGAAGTGGCACAGCATCTGGCATATGCAGTGGTGCCTTGCCAGCTGGGACGTCGACGGCGAGCCGGGCTGGGGCGAGAACCAGGACTGGTTCGACATCGACGTCATTCGTGCCCACCAGCGCCAGGCGTTCAACGCCGGACGTCCGTAA
- a CDS encoding phosphotransferase, which yields MVVSSSDELTPEWFTRALGSAGSEVTDVRIDQVGGGAMCRMVRAALTWDGANGSPESVIVKFPTSDAGTRALAQAMRMYELEVRFYRDLLPHLADVSTPTCHFAELDEATGAFTLVLADLSGRTRPGDVLTESTEDDCGAVLTELAHLQGASWNSPTTAAMPWLADHQRTVEVFDSMPAGLEPWLARFGHSLEPPQVALFETVIPQAGKWIRSWDGPSVVQHGDLRTDNVLFSLDPGPRATLLDFQTVRLGPPGMDPAYFLGSSLSTETRRRAERELLAEFHDRLTATGVSGYDFNDCFRAYREGALYAVYLFCGLSSRVAPSERVDRVIADQTRRYADMALDLEAAQLGGLL from the coding sequence ATGGTGGTGTCTAGTTCGGACGAGCTCACCCCCGAGTGGTTCACGCGAGCGCTCGGGTCCGCCGGCTCAGAAGTGACCGACGTCCGGATCGACCAGGTGGGCGGCGGCGCGATGTGCCGAATGGTGCGTGCGGCGTTGACCTGGGATGGCGCGAACGGTTCGCCCGAATCGGTGATCGTGAAGTTTCCGACGTCGGATGCGGGCACCCGTGCCCTGGCCCAGGCGATGCGGATGTACGAACTCGAGGTCCGCTTCTACCGTGACCTGCTCCCCCACCTGGCCGACGTAAGCACTCCCACTTGCCATTTCGCCGAGCTGGACGAGGCGACGGGCGCGTTCACCCTGGTTCTCGCCGACCTCAGTGGGCGGACGCGACCGGGCGACGTCCTGACGGAGAGCACCGAGGACGACTGCGGCGCCGTGTTGACCGAGCTCGCCCACCTGCAGGGTGCCTCGTGGAACTCGCCGACCACCGCGGCAATGCCGTGGCTCGCGGATCATCAACGGACGGTGGAGGTTTTCGACTCGATGCCCGCCGGGCTCGAGCCGTGGCTTGCCCGCTTCGGGCATTCACTCGAACCTCCCCAGGTCGCGCTGTTCGAGACCGTGATTCCGCAGGCGGGCAAGTGGATCAGATCGTGGGACGGCCCGTCGGTCGTTCAGCACGGCGACCTGCGCACTGACAACGTCCTGTTCAGTCTCGACCCCGGCCCGCGGGCCACCCTTCTCGATTTCCAGACCGTGCGGCTCGGACCGCCGGGTATGGACCCGGCGTATTTCCTTGGCTCCTCGCTATCCACGGAAACACGCCGCCGTGCCGAGCGTGAGCTACTCGCCGAATTCCACGACCGCCTCACTGCGACTGGGGTTTCCGGCTATGACTTCAACGATTGCTTCCGCGCATACCGCGAGGGTGCCCTCTACGCCGTCTACCTCTTCTGCGGCCTGTCCAGCCGGGTCGCGCCTTCGGAGCGTGTCGACCGCGTTATCGCAGACCAGACCCGCCGGTATGCGGACATGGCTCTAGACCTGGAGGCCGCGCAACTCGGGGGCCTTCTGTAG
- a CDS encoding phytoene desaturase family protein, with product MVSLASKDNSDLDVIVVGAGHNGLTCAAYLARAGKKVLVLEARDVVGGLAWTMEMPNAPGYKVNPCSVEFLLTGVEPSIDHELELEKYGLRWVYPDTLLTWLGPDGQVMPIWKDRRRLVEEIKRYSHKDARRYEQLCDDITATLKVALPYLQGHPVRVRPAALGEMLVRAAKGPKSIARGARAMLASIEQVCEEYFDRDEIKVPVATYSLASFAPTWEAGTGLHLSLIAGLHEWGVRHPVGGTGAYTQALARCVEAHGGTILTAAKAKEILTEGGHARGVTLEDGRTFTARQVVAATDPITLMTKLLDPDVVPEQTRDEIRGLQNLHSNIYTFKVDCALDRRLTFPRYQQGRSPEALSAITICPNMDYLNRSAHAAINGEFTHEIPIQHITSSIYDRTLVPEGSDGDTLYFYAFNTPRKLSGGRTWEDEKEQYVKLMMDNFAQYAPELGDAILDVHITTPDDFESQYHVARGNYEHVDCSLAQMGPWRPAPSMSAWKTPIDGLWHTGAGAFPMAFLSGWPGRGSAREILRNSGNKRITRRLGGRSRSAS from the coding sequence GTGGTCTCGCTGGCAAGCAAAGACAACTCGGATCTAGACGTGATCGTGGTCGGCGCCGGCCACAACGGATTGACGTGTGCGGCGTACCTCGCCCGCGCAGGTAAAAAGGTATTGGTTTTGGAGGCCCGCGACGTGGTCGGCGGTCTCGCATGGACCATGGAAATGCCGAATGCGCCCGGCTACAAGGTCAATCCGTGCTCGGTCGAGTTCCTGTTGACCGGTGTTGAGCCATCCATCGATCACGAACTGGAGCTTGAGAAGTACGGACTGCGCTGGGTGTATCCCGACACCCTGCTGACCTGGTTGGGCCCCGACGGGCAGGTGATGCCGATTTGGAAAGATCGCAGGCGCCTGGTCGAAGAGATCAAGCGCTATTCACACAAGGACGCTCGCCGCTACGAGCAGTTGTGTGACGACATCACCGCGACTCTCAAGGTCGCCCTGCCATATCTGCAGGGTCATCCCGTGCGGGTCCGGCCGGCGGCGTTGGGCGAGATGCTGGTCCGAGCGGCCAAGGGACCAAAGTCGATTGCACGCGGCGCCCGGGCGATGCTGGCCTCCATCGAACAGGTCTGCGAAGAGTATTTCGACCGTGACGAGATCAAGGTGCCGGTTGCCACCTACTCACTGGCCAGTTTCGCCCCGACGTGGGAAGCCGGCACGGGGCTGCACCTGTCCCTGATCGCCGGATTGCACGAGTGGGGGGTGCGCCATCCGGTCGGTGGCACTGGCGCATACACCCAGGCTTTGGCCCGTTGCGTGGAAGCGCACGGCGGTACGATCCTCACTGCCGCCAAAGCCAAAGAGATCCTCACCGAAGGTGGCCATGCACGAGGCGTCACGCTCGAGGACGGGCGGACATTCACCGCGCGCCAGGTGGTTGCCGCTACCGACCCGATCACCCTGATGACCAAACTGCTCGACCCCGACGTGGTGCCAGAACAAACTCGGGACGAAATCCGCGGACTTCAGAATCTGCACTCCAACATCTACACATTCAAGGTCGACTGCGCGCTGGACCGGCGACTCACCTTTCCCCGCTACCAACAGGGCCGCAGCCCAGAAGCGTTGTCGGCCATCACGATTTGCCCCAATATGGACTACCTTAACCGCTCGGCCCATGCCGCAATCAACGGCGAGTTCACCCACGAGATCCCGATTCAGCACATCACCAGTTCGATCTACGACCGCACTTTGGTGCCCGAGGGTAGCGACGGTGACACGCTTTACTTCTATGCGTTCAACACACCGCGGAAACTGTCGGGTGGGCGCACGTGGGAGGACGAGAAGGAGCAGTACGTCAAGCTGATGATGGACAACTTCGCCCAGTATGCACCGGAATTGGGCGACGCGATCCTCGACGTTCACATCACCACGCCCGATGACTTCGAGTCGCAGTATCACGTGGCGCGCGGTAATTACGAACACGTCGACTGTTCCCTGGCGCAGATGGGGCCGTGGCGGCCGGCGCCGTCGATGTCGGCGTGGAAGACGCCCATCGACGGGCTGTGGCACACCGGGGCAGGTGCTTTCCCGATGGCATTCCTCAGCGGATGGCCGGGGCGCGGTAGCGCTCGGGAGATTCTGCGGAATAGCGGCAATAAGCGGATCACTCGGCGATTGGGCGGGCGTTCAAGGTCTGCGTCGTGA
- a CDS encoding DUF1295 domain-containing protein: MGDFVSGLGVNPSSDLSVFLFCATFTFAVVTALWVVGLLQGNHSMMDGWYGFAFAVPALLAYLIVGAQSVAAALLLFMVMLHGGRLGWYLAARWRRYVPVYGGDPRYLNFVTEMSPGYWWKSFFRVMEPQAVIIVLIGMPAVVGILKNRTPNGGIGLLAFAGLVLFMVGLYFETVADAQLQAFLALDERPRYLNTGVWKHSRHPNYFGTTTVWWGMWLVAVAGNPSCWWTVAGPLINTIMLTSVLGSAFQDNYMGVRPEYQELMARTRRFLPIPLSAEAIARNQAQLAQQRAGANAA, encoded by the coding sequence GTGGGTGACTTCGTCAGCGGCCTGGGCGTTAACCCGTCCAGCGACCTCAGCGTCTTTCTATTTTGCGCGACCTTCACCTTCGCGGTGGTGACCGCGCTATGGGTGGTGGGCTTGCTACAGGGCAACCATTCGATGATGGACGGCTGGTACGGCTTCGCGTTCGCGGTTCCGGCGTTGCTCGCGTATCTGATCGTTGGCGCCCAGTCGGTCGCCGCGGCGCTGCTGTTATTCATGGTGATGCTGCACGGCGGCCGGCTGGGGTGGTATCTGGCGGCGCGCTGGCGGCGCTATGTGCCCGTGTATGGAGGCGACCCGCGCTATCTGAACTTCGTCACGGAGATGTCGCCCGGCTACTGGTGGAAGAGCTTCTTCCGGGTGATGGAGCCCCAGGCTGTCATCATCGTGCTGATCGGAATGCCCGCCGTGGTCGGCATTTTGAAGAACCGAACCCCCAACGGCGGCATCGGCCTGCTGGCGTTCGCCGGCCTGGTGCTCTTCATGGTCGGCCTGTACTTCGAGACGGTGGCAGACGCACAACTGCAGGCCTTCCTGGCACTCGATGAGCGACCGCGTTACCTCAACACCGGGGTCTGGAAGCACAGCCGCCACCCGAATTACTTCGGGACCACCACGGTCTGGTGGGGCATGTGGTTGGTCGCCGTCGCCGGCAACCCGTCCTGCTGGTGGACGGTTGCGGGTCCGCTGATCAACACGATCATGCTGACCTCGGTGCTGGGTTCGGCGTTCCAGGACAACTACATGGGTGTGCGGCCGGAGTATCAGGAGCTGATGGCACGCACTCGCCGGTTCCTACCGATTCCGTTGTCGGCCGAAGCTATTGCGCGCAATCAGGCGCAGCTGGCTCAGCAGCGCGCCGGCGCGAACGCTGCTTGA
- a CDS encoding phytoene desaturase family protein — protein MYDAIVVGGGHHGLTCATYLARAGKRVVVLERKPWLGGMTYSRETVSEAPGFVMNPCAVDLLFTNLEPSIVNELRLESFGLRQASPEPWGAYVGPEGQSIGLWRSLDRTVDEIRRYSKRDATKFAQLCEMWCDFWYVAAPYLMDHPTRPRVKTVAELGWRAVRKRRNLAPVARMLMASPHQLIESMFESEEVKSLLAIYASGSEAPLREPGSGAVLGVIMMHIGWGIKRPIGGMAEFTGALAACLRHHGGETRTDAAVEEILVRGGQAAGVRLADGEVLHARQVVAAVDPVTLMSKLVDSAHVSDAVLDEVRNIRINGWGINNTKIDVAISRRPKLLCDRPELWGSYMLIGDTKHYVDRALDAAMHGHIPAETPMWALMPSAFDRSQVPPGSEGDTMYLFCTAVPQTFADGSQWAQHRGPFAHQAIQKVDEVAPGFASAVMGSWVKSPAELRDMTHEGSYVVVDMSLNQMGPNRPTASLAGYRTPILGLWHTGAGAHPMGGVHGWAGRTTARTVLKSL, from the coding sequence ATGTACGACGCCATCGTCGTCGGGGGCGGCCACCACGGTCTGACCTGCGCGACCTATCTTGCCCGCGCCGGCAAACGCGTCGTGGTGCTGGAGCGAAAACCGTGGCTCGGCGGCATGACCTACTCGCGCGAAACCGTTTCCGAAGCACCGGGATTCGTGATGAATCCGTGCGCGGTGGATCTGCTGTTCACCAATCTTGAGCCTTCCATCGTCAACGAGCTTCGCCTGGAATCGTTCGGATTGCGTCAGGCCAGCCCCGAGCCGTGGGGCGCCTACGTGGGACCGGAAGGCCAGTCGATCGGGCTGTGGCGTTCCCTCGATCGCACCGTCGACGAGATCCGGCGGTATTCGAAACGTGACGCCACGAAGTTCGCGCAACTCTGCGAGATGTGGTGTGACTTCTGGTATGTGGCGGCGCCGTACCTGATGGACCATCCCACCCGGCCGCGGGTCAAGACGGTCGCGGAACTGGGTTGGCGTGCGGTGCGCAAGCGCCGCAATCTCGCGCCGGTAGCCCGCATGCTGATGGCTTCCCCGCATCAGCTCATCGAGTCGATGTTCGAATCCGAAGAGGTGAAGTCGCTGCTGGCGATCTACGCCTCGGGTTCGGAAGCGCCATTGCGGGAGCCGGGATCGGGCGCGGTGCTGGGCGTGATCATGATGCACATCGGGTGGGGTATCAAACGCCCGATCGGCGGCATGGCCGAATTCACCGGCGCACTGGCCGCATGCCTGCGCCACCACGGTGGCGAGACCCGGACCGACGCGGCCGTCGAAGAGATCCTGGTCCGGGGTGGGCAGGCAGCTGGAGTGCGTTTGGCCGATGGCGAGGTGCTGCACGCTCGGCAGGTCGTCGCGGCGGTCGACCCCGTCACGCTGATGAGCAAGCTGGTCGACTCGGCGCACGTGTCGGACGCGGTGCTCGACGAGGTTCGCAATATCCGCATCAACGGCTGGGGCATCAACAACACCAAGATCGACGTAGCGATATCTCGACGGCCGAAGTTATTGTGCGACAGGCCTGAACTCTGGGGCAGCTACATGCTGATCGGAGACACCAAGCACTACGTCGACCGCGCACTCGACGCCGCGATGCATGGTCACATTCCGGCCGAGACGCCGATGTGGGCCCTCATGCCGTCGGCCTTCGACCGTTCGCAGGTGCCGCCGGGCAGCGAGGGCGACACCATGTACCTGTTCTGCACTGCGGTTCCGCAAACCTTCGCCGACGGCAGCCAATGGGCGCAACACCGCGGGCCCTTCGCGCACCAGGCGATACAGAAGGTCGACGAGGTGGCGCCGGGATTCGCCAGCGCCGTCATGGGCAGCTGGGTCAAAAGCCCGGCAGAACTGCGCGACATGACACATGAGGGCAGCTACGTCGTCGTTGACATGTCGCTGAATCAGATGGGACCCAATCGCCCGACCGCGTCGCTGGCGGGCTACCGCACCCCCATCCTGGGCCTCTGGCATACGGGCGCCGGCGCGCATCCGATGGGCGGCGTGCACGGCTGGGCGGGCAGAACCACCGCGCGCACCGTCCTCAAGTCCTTATAA